In Blastopirellula marina, the following proteins share a genomic window:
- a CDS encoding HpcH/HpaI aldolase family protein, which produces MRHNPVKAKLKAGEPTFGTWLSLGDLYASRVLARMSWDWLTLDIEHSAIDWSQAAMIFGAVADAGSVPLARIPDHDHTTIKRTLDAGAWGIVAPMVDTVEQAQAVIAAAKYPPQGNRSVGGGMHAMNFDATAGDYYRRANDEILVILQTESPLGVENAEAIYALPGCDGIFIGPNDLRAQMRTPDGTDPTPEAHEEMIQRVIAAGKKVGTPTGMHTMEPEEALVRAGEGMQFLAVGSDLRLMTVKAQESLKTLRPDGDQRDLARY; this is translated from the coding sequence ATGCGTCACAACCCTGTCAAAGCGAAATTGAAAGCAGGCGAGCCCACCTTCGGTACATGGTTGTCGCTGGGTGACCTTTACGCCTCGCGGGTATTGGCCCGTATGAGTTGGGATTGGCTGACGCTTGATATCGAACACTCGGCGATTGACTGGTCGCAAGCGGCCATGATCTTTGGTGCCGTGGCCGATGCCGGCAGCGTTCCCCTGGCCCGAATTCCCGATCACGATCATACGACGATCAAACGCACGCTGGATGCTGGTGCCTGGGGCATTGTTGCCCCCATGGTCGATACGGTCGAGCAGGCCCAGGCGGTGATCGCCGCGGCCAAGTATCCACCCCAGGGAAATCGTAGTGTCGGTGGTGGGATGCACGCGATGAACTTCGACGCCACGGCCGGCGACTACTACCGCCGTGCGAACGACGAGATTCTGGTGATCTTGCAAACGGAAAGCCCTTTAGGCGTAGAGAATGCCGAGGCCATCTACGCCCTGCCCGGCTGCGATGGCATCTTTATCGGACCGAACGACCTGCGGGCTCAAATGCGTACGCCGGACGGGACCGATCCGACGCCTGAAGCCCACGAAGAGATGATCCAACGCGTGATTGCCGCTGGTAAGAAGGTCGGCACACCGACTGGCATGCATACGATGGAGCCTGAGGAAGCCCTGGTGCGAGCCGGCGAAGGGATGCAGTTTCTGGCCGTGGGAAGCGATCTGCGATTGATGACCGTCAAAGCCCAAGAGTCACTCAAGACACTGCGTCCTGATGGCGATCAGCGCGACCTTGCTCGGTATTAA
- a CDS encoding MazG nucleotide pyrophosphohydrolase domain-containing protein, with amino-acid sequence MTSSDSSHQQTNADDVGFRQLQKLIREMYYEKDESRGIEGTFMWLMEEVGELSSALRGGTHQERKEEFADVIAWLATIANVAGIDLAEALNEKYGSGCPGCGKFVCTCDDAEKP; translated from the coding sequence ATGACCTCGTCTGATAGTTCCCACCAACAGACCAACGCCGACGATGTCGGGTTCCGCCAGCTCCAAAAGCTGATTCGCGAGATGTACTACGAAAAAGACGAGTCTCGCGGCATTGAAGGAACATTCATGTGGCTCATGGAAGAAGTGGGGGAGCTCTCATCCGCACTTCGTGGGGGCACGCACCAGGAGCGGAAGGAGGAGTTCGCCGACGTGATTGCCTGGCTGGCCACCATCGCCAATGTCGCCGGAATCGACCTGGCCGAAGCATTGAACGAAAAATATGGCAGCGGCTGCCCCGGCTGTGGGAAATTCGTCTGCACGTGTGATGATGCGGAAAAACCGTAA
- a CDS encoding SMI1/KNR4 family protein: protein MTEADVDKIESELGITLPMDYREIVLHFPVRFEAGTTDGFLWDDAAALIERNRELTSARKPWGVELQPLPEQYFFIGDDKAGWQYLIDTTSEPSLVYIMEYESIERIQPISTYLNADKEHVLLSEWFHDYLKTYRDDGVDITAKKFPASEPTLGGLFVLFAFCCLIALVFVLLTIGIEMIQGK, encoded by the coding sequence GTGACGGAAGCGGACGTCGACAAAATCGAAAGCGAGTTGGGGATCACGCTTCCCATGGACTATCGAGAGATAGTGCTGCACTTTCCCGTTCGCTTTGAAGCGGGAACGACTGATGGCTTTCTCTGGGACGACGCAGCGGCGCTGATCGAGAGAAATCGGGAACTGACATCGGCGCGTAAACCTTGGGGCGTTGAACTCCAGCCGCTGCCAGAGCAGTATTTCTTCATTGGCGACGACAAAGCGGGCTGGCAGTATTTGATCGATACGACGAGCGAGCCCTCGTTGGTTTACATCATGGAGTACGAGAGTATCGAGCGAATCCAGCCAATCTCGACCTATCTGAACGCGGATAAAGAGCACGTTTTGCTTTCAGAGTGGTTTCACGACTACCTGAAAACTTATCGCGACGACGGGGTCGATATCACCGCGAAAAAATTTCCGGCCAGTGAACCGACCTTGGGCGGACTGTTTGTGTTGTTCGCTTTCTGCTGCTTGATTGCTTTAGTCTTCGTGTTGCTGACGATAGGCATCGAGATGATTCAAGGCAAATGA
- a CDS encoding ABC transporter ATP-binding protein, whose product MIKTVDLTKKYGDFFAIKGIELDLDQGDVFGFIGPNGAGKTTTMRIIATLLNPTWGEAYVCGNSIYTKPKEIRRLVGYMPDFFGVYDDMKVIEYLEFFAAAYRINGKERAKVCNEMLELVDLEFKRNAFANTLSRGQTQRLGLARVMLHNPQVLLLDEPASGLDPRARIQMRNLLKRLRDMGKTIIVSSHILPELADVCNKIGIIDRGVLEVNASVAEVMKQVKQKTTLLVAVAGDNDAAGKVLEQADIVESIESRVDHLLVTLKKDAEDYSDLPTLLIQAGHKLTMFREEEINLESAFMALTKGMGQQVATEPAK is encoded by the coding sequence ATGATCAAGACTGTCGACCTGACCAAAAAGTACGGCGATTTCTTCGCGATCAAAGGTATTGAACTCGATCTCGATCAGGGGGACGTGTTCGGTTTCATCGGCCCCAACGGTGCCGGCAAAACGACCACCATGCGAATTATCGCGACGCTGCTTAATCCTACCTGGGGCGAAGCCTACGTCTGCGGTAATTCGATCTACACCAAGCCCAAAGAAATTCGCCGGTTGGTTGGTTACATGCCTGACTTCTTTGGTGTGTACGACGACATGAAAGTGATCGAGTACCTCGAATTCTTTGCCGCCGCCTACCGCATCAATGGCAAAGAGAGGGCCAAGGTATGCAACGAGATGCTCGAACTGGTCGACCTCGAATTCAAACGCAACGCGTTCGCTAACACGCTTTCGCGCGGGCAAACGCAGCGTCTGGGCCTGGCCCGCGTGATGCTGCACAACCCTCAGGTTCTGCTGCTGGACGAACCGGCCAGCGGCTTGGACCCGCGTGCTCGTATTCAGATGCGAAATCTGCTCAAGCGTCTGCGGGACATGGGCAAAACGATCATCGTTTCCAGCCACATTCTCCCGGAACTGGCCGACGTGTGTAACAAGATTGGCATCATCGATCGCGGCGTGCTGGAAGTGAACGCTTCGGTCGCCGAGGTCATGAAGCAGGTTAAGCAGAAGACTACGCTGCTGGTTGCCGTGGCTGGCGATAACGATGCCGCCGGCAAAGTGCTGGAACAAGCCGATATCGTCGAAAGCATTGAGTCGCGCGTCGATCACTTGTTGGTCACGCTGAAGAAAGATGCCGAAGACTACAGTGACCTGCCCACCCTGCTGATCCAAGCAGGGCACAAGCTCACGATGTTCCGCGAAGAGGAAATCAACCTCGAATCGGCGTTCATGGCCCTTACCAAAGGGATGGGGCAACAAGTGGCGACCGAGCCTGCCAAGTAA